Proteins from a single region of Nakamurella deserti:
- the recG gene encoding ATP-dependent DNA helicase RecG, giving the protein MTTPQARDGRRVELPALERPLATVLDARWVKPLAEELDIHTVGQLLRHYPRRYTKRGELTPVSRLEVGEDVTLVAKVARVNSRVIPKNGRRLQILTLTVGDGTQTVDCTFFNQNFLARAFPVGSEGIFSGRVKRFNRTLQLDAPQAASLDGYLDEDGKVERIRSFAGIYPIYGVAGKLKLKTVQDAVAAVLATLGTVPDPVPPELLTRHGLVELTEALTSIHQPAGDRDIERARERLRYDEALSMQLVLAQRRARARFLPAEPCPRIDGGLLSAFDARLPFELTAGQYEVGETIARDLATLHPMNRLLQGEVGSGKTIVALRAMLQVVDAGRQTVLLAPTEVLAAQHARSLTAMLGPLATGGELGAPENATRVTLLTGSLSAPARRQVLLDIASGSAGIVVGTHALLGRQVMYADLGLVVVDEQHRFGVEQRDQLRSRDPNASPPHVLVMTATPIPRTVAMTVYGDLETSTLTQLPAGRSPISSTVVPVAEKPAWLDRAWQRVHEEVAKGRQVYIVCPRIGGDGEESDGTDADFEAPEPSSAASGDERRPPVPVIETAAMLADGPLAGLRLAVLHGRLPPAEKDEVMAEFKGGRTDVLVATTVIEVGVDVPNATMMIILDADRFGLSQLHQLRGRVGRGSAPGVCLLVSESLPGSPAMVRLTAVAATNDGFELAREDLRLRREGDVLGRLQAGRSSSLRLLSLLEHEEVILTAREDAGAMVTDDPELDRWPGLRAMVSSVLDEESQDFLEKG; this is encoded by the coding sequence ATGACCACGCCGCAGGCGCGCGACGGCCGGCGCGTCGAGTTGCCGGCGCTGGAACGCCCGTTGGCGACGGTGCTGGACGCGCGGTGGGTCAAGCCCCTGGCCGAGGAACTGGACATCCACACGGTCGGACAACTGCTACGGCACTACCCGCGCCGGTACACCAAGCGCGGCGAGCTGACCCCGGTCAGCCGGCTGGAGGTCGGTGAGGACGTCACGCTGGTCGCCAAGGTGGCCAGGGTCAACTCCCGGGTCATCCCCAAGAACGGCCGCCGCCTGCAGATCCTGACGCTGACCGTCGGTGACGGCACACAGACGGTCGACTGCACGTTCTTCAACCAGAACTTCCTGGCCCGGGCGTTCCCGGTGGGCAGCGAGGGCATCTTCTCGGGCCGCGTCAAGCGCTTCAACCGCACGCTGCAGCTGGACGCCCCGCAGGCCGCGTCGCTGGACGGCTACCTCGACGAGGACGGCAAGGTCGAGCGGATCCGCTCCTTCGCCGGCATCTACCCGATCTACGGCGTCGCCGGAAAGCTCAAGCTCAAGACCGTCCAGGACGCGGTGGCCGCGGTGCTCGCCACGCTGGGCACCGTGCCCGACCCGGTGCCGCCGGAGCTGCTCACCCGGCACGGGCTCGTCGAGCTGACCGAGGCGCTGACGTCGATCCACCAGCCCGCCGGCGACCGCGACATCGAGCGCGCCCGTGAGCGGCTGCGGTACGACGAGGCCCTGTCGATGCAGTTGGTGCTGGCCCAGCGCCGGGCCCGCGCCCGGTTCCTGCCGGCCGAGCCGTGCCCGCGGATCGACGGCGGCCTGCTGTCGGCCTTCGACGCCCGCCTCCCGTTCGAACTGACCGCGGGCCAGTACGAGGTGGGCGAGACGATCGCCCGCGACCTCGCGACCCTGCACCCGATGAACCGGTTGCTGCAGGGCGAGGTCGGCTCGGGCAAGACCATCGTCGCGCTGCGGGCGATGCTGCAGGTGGTCGACGCCGGCCGGCAGACCGTGCTGCTCGCCCCGACCGAGGTGCTGGCCGCCCAGCACGCCCGGTCGCTGACCGCGATGCTCGGACCGCTGGCCACCGGTGGCGAGCTCGGAGCTCCCGAGAACGCCACCCGGGTGACCCTGCTGACCGGTTCGCTGTCGGCGCCGGCCCGTCGGCAGGTGCTGCTGGACATCGCGTCCGGCTCCGCCGGCATCGTCGTCGGCACCCACGCGCTGCTCGGCCGCCAGGTGATGTACGCCGACCTGGGGCTGGTCGTCGTGGACGAGCAGCACCGCTTCGGCGTCGAGCAACGCGACCAGCTGCGCTCGCGTGATCCGAACGCCAGCCCGCCGCACGTGCTGGTGATGACGGCGACGCCCATCCCGCGCACGGTGGCGATGACGGTCTACGGCGACCTGGAGACGTCCACGCTGACCCAGCTGCCGGCCGGTCGGTCGCCGATCAGCTCGACGGTGGTGCCGGTGGCCGAGAAGCCCGCCTGGTTGGACCGGGCGTGGCAGCGGGTCCACGAGGAGGTCGCCAAGGGCCGTCAGGTCTACATCGTGTGCCCACGGATCGGCGGTGACGGCGAGGAGTCCGATGGGACCGACGCCGACTTCGAGGCACCGGAACCGTCGTCCGCCGCGTCGGGCGACGAGCGGCGCCCGCCGGTTCCGGTCATCGAGACCGCCGCCATGCTCGCCGACGGGCCGCTCGCCGGGCTGCGGCTCGCGGTGCTGCACGGCCGGCTGCCGCCGGCGGAGAAGGACGAGGTGATGGCCGAGTTCAAGGGCGGCCGCACCGACGTCCTCGTGGCCACCACCGTCATCGAGGTCGGGGTGGACGTCCCCAACGCGACGATGATGATCATCCTCGACGCCGACCGTTTCGGGTTGTCCCAGCTGCACCAGCTGCGTGGCCGGGTCGGACGGGGCAGCGCCCCGGGGGTCTGCCTGTTGGTGAGCGAGAGCCTGCCGGGTTCGCCGGCCATGGTGCGGCTGACCGCGGTCGCCGCCACCAATGACGGGTTCGAGCTGGCCCGGGAGGACCTCAGACTCCGCCGCGAGGGTGACGTGCTGGGGCGGTTGCAGGCCGGCCGGTCGTCGTCGTTGCGGCTGCTGTCGCTGCTGGAGCACGAGGAGGTCATCCTCACCGCGCGGGAGGACGCGGGCGCTATGGTGACCGACGACCCGGAGCTGGACCGGTGGCCGGGCCTGCGCGCGATGGTGTCGTCGGTGCTGGACGAGGAATCACAGGATTTCCTCGAGAAGGGCTGA
- a CDS encoding pyruvate carboxylase: MFRKVLVANRGEIATRAFRALYELGISSVAVFPYEDRNSLHRQKADESYQIGTEGHPVRAYLDVDEIVRAAVESGADAVYPGYGFLSENPDLAQACVDAGITFIGPPAEILEMAGNKATAVTAARAAGIPVLESSEPSANVDELIAAAGSVGYPVFVKAVAGGGGRGMRRVDTAEELPDALRAAMREAESAFGDPTVFVESAVIEPRHIEVQILADGQGTVLHLFERDCSVQRRHQKVIEVAPAVGLDPELRARICADAVAFARHIGYVNAGTVEFLLDSAGRYFFIEMNPRIQVEHTVTEEITDVDLVGAQIRIAAGESLAELGLAQDTIVIRGAALQCRITTEDPANGFRPDTGTIITYRSAGGAGVRIDGGTVGAGAEVSAHFDSLLVKLTCRGRDWPTAVRRAKRALAEFRIRGVSTNIPFLQAVLDDPDFAAGGVTTSFIESHPQLLNSRRSADRGTRLLSYLADVTVNQPHGSGRDRIDPAGKIPRLDRAATPPPGSRQKLAELGPAGFAADLRAQTRLAVTDTTFRDAHQSLLATRVRTRDLLAIAPAVSRTTPELLSIEAWGGATYDVALRFLGEDPWERLAALRTAVPNICLQMLLRGRNTVGYTPYPTAVTTAFVTEATSSGIDIFRIFDALNDVEQMRPAIEAVRETGTSVAEVALCYTGDLSDPAETLYTLDYYLRLAEKIVAAGGHVLAVKDMAGLLRAPAATRLITALRANFDLPVHLHTHDTAGGQLATYLAASAAGVDAVDVASAPMAGTTSQPPMSALVAATDFSDRETGLSLRAVEDLEPYWEAVRSVYAPFESGLTAPTGRVYQHEIPGGQLSNLRQQAIALGLGNRFEAIEDVYAAADRMLGRLVKVTPSSKVVGDLALHLVGAGVRPADFENDPSKFDIPDSVIGFLSGELGDPPGGWPEPFRTKALAGRTRRPVVEELSAEDTEALATRPRETLNRLLFPGPAKDFATTRAEYGDLSLIRTTDYLYGMRRGVEHTIDLEPGVTLYVGLEAIGDADERGMRTVITTLNGQIRPLQVRDRSVAVDVPTTERADPNDPGQVAAPFAGVVTLVVGEGDTVAAGAVVATIEAMKMEASITSQTGGVVLRTAIQKVQQVEGGDLLIVLKQ, from the coding sequence GTGTTCCGCAAAGTGCTTGTCGCCAACCGTGGTGAGATCGCGACCCGGGCGTTCCGCGCCCTGTACGAGCTGGGCATCTCGTCGGTGGCGGTGTTCCCGTACGAGGACCGCAACTCGCTGCACCGGCAGAAGGCCGACGAGTCCTACCAGATCGGCACCGAGGGGCACCCCGTCCGGGCCTACCTGGACGTGGACGAGATCGTCCGCGCGGCCGTCGAGAGCGGCGCGGACGCGGTGTACCCGGGGTACGGCTTCCTGTCGGAGAACCCGGACCTGGCGCAGGCCTGCGTGGACGCGGGCATCACCTTCATCGGACCGCCCGCGGAGATCCTGGAGATGGCCGGCAACAAGGCCACCGCGGTCACCGCGGCGCGGGCGGCCGGCATCCCGGTCCTGGAGTCGTCGGAGCCGTCGGCCAACGTCGACGAGCTGATCGCCGCGGCCGGGTCGGTGGGCTACCCGGTGTTCGTCAAGGCCGTCGCCGGGGGCGGGGGGCGCGGCATGCGCCGGGTCGACACCGCCGAGGAACTGCCGGACGCGTTGCGGGCGGCGATGCGCGAGGCCGAGTCCGCCTTCGGCGACCCGACCGTGTTCGTCGAGAGCGCCGTGATCGAACCCCGCCACATCGAGGTGCAGATCCTGGCCGACGGCCAGGGCACGGTGCTGCACCTGTTCGAGCGCGACTGCTCCGTGCAGCGCCGGCACCAGAAGGTCATCGAGGTGGCACCCGCCGTCGGCCTCGACCCGGAGCTGCGGGCCCGGATCTGCGCCGACGCCGTCGCGTTCGCCCGGCACATCGGTTACGTCAACGCCGGCACCGTGGAGTTCCTGCTCGACAGCGCCGGCCGCTACTTCTTCATCGAGATGAACCCACGCATCCAGGTGGAGCACACCGTCACCGAGGAGATCACCGACGTCGATCTCGTCGGCGCGCAGATCCGTATCGCCGCCGGTGAGTCGCTGGCCGAGCTCGGCCTGGCGCAGGACACCATCGTCATCCGCGGCGCCGCGCTGCAGTGCCGCATCACCACCGAGGACCCGGCCAACGGCTTCCGCCCGGACACCGGCACGATCATCACCTACCGCTCCGCCGGTGGCGCGGGGGTCCGGATCGACGGGGGCACCGTCGGTGCGGGCGCGGAGGTGTCGGCGCACTTCGACTCGCTGCTGGTCAAGCTGACCTGCCGGGGCCGGGACTGGCCGACGGCGGTCCGCCGCGCGAAGCGGGCGCTGGCCGAGTTCCGGATCCGCGGCGTGTCCACCAACATCCCGTTCCTGCAGGCCGTCCTGGACGATCCCGACTTCGCCGCCGGCGGCGTCACCACGTCGTTCATCGAGAGCCACCCGCAGCTGCTCAACTCGCGACGGTCCGCCGACCGCGGCACCCGGCTGCTGTCCTACCTCGCCGACGTGACCGTCAACCAGCCGCACGGCTCCGGCCGGGACCGCATCGACCCGGCGGGCAAGATCCCGCGGCTGGACCGGGCGGCGACCCCACCGCCGGGCTCCCGGCAGAAGCTGGCCGAGCTCGGCCCGGCGGGTTTCGCCGCCGACCTGCGTGCGCAGACCCGGCTGGCGGTCACCGACACCACGTTCCGCGACGCCCACCAGTCGCTGCTCGCCACCCGGGTACGCACCCGTGACCTGCTGGCGATCGCGCCCGCGGTGTCCAGGACGACCCCGGAGCTGCTGTCCATCGAGGCGTGGGGCGGCGCCACCTACGACGTCGCACTGCGGTTCCTCGGCGAGGACCCGTGGGAACGGCTGGCCGCGCTGCGGACCGCGGTGCCCAACATCTGTCTGCAGATGCTGCTCCGCGGTCGCAACACCGTCGGCTACACGCCCTACCCGACCGCGGTGACCACCGCGTTCGTCACGGAGGCGACCAGTAGCGGCATCGACATCTTCCGCATCTTCGACGCGCTCAACGACGTCGAGCAGATGCGGCCGGCGATCGAGGCCGTCCGGGAGACCGGCACCAGCGTCGCCGAGGTGGCGCTGTGCTACACCGGCGACCTGTCGGACCCGGCCGAGACGCTCTACACACTGGACTACTACCTCCGGCTCGCGGAGAAGATCGTCGCCGCCGGCGGGCACGTGCTCGCGGTCAAGGACATGGCCGGGCTGCTCCGCGCTCCGGCCGCGACCCGGTTGATCACCGCGCTGCGGGCGAATTTCGACCTGCCCGTGCACCTGCACACCCACGACACCGCCGGTGGTCAGCTGGCGACCTATCTGGCCGCATCCGCGGCGGGCGTGGACGCGGTCGACGTTGCGTCCGCACCGATGGCCGGCACCACGTCGCAGCCGCCGATGTCGGCCCTGGTCGCGGCGACCGACTTCTCCGACCGGGAGACCGGCCTGAGCCTGCGGGCGGTGGAGGACCTGGAGCCCTACTGGGAGGCGGTCCGTAGCGTCTACGCGCCGTTCGAGTCCGGGCTGACCGCCCCGACCGGCCGGGTGTACCAGCACGAGATCCCCGGCGGGCAGCTGTCCAACCTGCGGCAACAGGCGATCGCACTCGGCCTGGGCAACCGCTTCGAGGCCATCGAGGACGTCTACGCCGCCGCCGACCGGATGCTGGGGCGGCTGGTCAAGGTGACCCCGTCGTCCAAGGTCGTGGGTGATCTGGCCCTGCACCTCGTCGGCGCCGGGGTCCGGCCGGCGGACTTCGAGAACGACCCGTCGAAGTTCGACATCCCGGATTCGGTGATCGGCTTCCTGTCCGGCGAACTGGGGGACCCGCCCGGCGGCTGGCCGGAGCCGTTCCGCACCAAGGCGCTGGCCGGTCGCACCCGCAGGCCGGTCGTGGAGGAGCTCTCCGCGGAGGACACCGAGGCGCTCGCCACCCGCCCCCGCGAGACGCTCAACCGGCTGCTGTTCCCCGGCCCGGCCAAGGACTTCGCCACCACCCGCGCCGAGTACGGCGACCTGTCTCTGATCCGCACCACCGACTACCTGTACGGGATGCGCCGCGGCGTCGAGCACACCATCGACCTCGAGCCCGGCGTCACCCTCTACGTCGGCCTGGAGGCCATCGGCGACGCCGACGAGCGCGGCATGCGCACCGTCATCACCACGCTGAACGGGCAGATCCGGCCGCTGCAGGTACGCGACCGCAGCGTCGCCGTCGACGTCCCGACCACCGAGCGCGCCGATCCGAACGATCCCGGACAGGTCGCGGCCCCGTTCGCCGGTGTGGTGACCCTCGTCGTCGGGGAGGGTGACACCGTCGCCGCCGGTGCGGTGGTGGCCACCATCGAGGCGATGAAGATGGAGGCGTCGATCACCTCGCAGACCGGAGGTGTGGTGCTGCGCACCGCCATCCAGAAGGTGCAGCAGGTGGAGGGCGGCGACCTGCTGATCGTGCTGAAGCAGTGA
- the rsmD gene encoding 16S rRNA (guanine(966)-N(2))-methyltransferase RsmD, with product MTRIVAGRWGGRALRTPDGTTTRPTNSKVRAALGNSLQASGALVGASVLDLFAGTGALGLELASRGAERVVLVENDREALAIVRANVATLDAGGTVTVVPSSALTYAGAGSGGAGFDIVVADPPYDLPNEDLTAMLRGLVAHGLLNPHADLVVERARRTADLEWPEPLAAERSKRYGDTVLLFGRAP from the coding sequence GTGACCAGGATCGTCGCCGGGCGCTGGGGCGGCCGGGCACTCCGGACGCCCGACGGCACCACCACCCGGCCCACGAACTCCAAGGTGCGGGCCGCGCTCGGGAATTCGCTGCAGGCGTCGGGGGCGCTGGTGGGTGCGTCGGTGCTGGACCTGTTCGCCGGCACCGGCGCGCTGGGCCTGGAGCTGGCGTCCCGCGGGGCCGAGCGGGTGGTGCTGGTGGAGAACGACCGCGAGGCGCTCGCGATCGTCCGGGCCAACGTCGCCACCCTGGACGCCGGCGGCACCGTCACCGTGGTGCCGAGCTCGGCCCTCACCTACGCGGGGGCGGGCTCGGGCGGCGCGGGGTTCGACATCGTCGTCGCCGACCCGCCCTACGACCTGCCGAACGAGGACCTCACCGCGATGCTGCGCGGCCTGGTCGCCCACGGGCTGCTGAACCCGCACGCCGATCTCGTGGTGGAGCGTGCCCGGCGCACCGCCGACCTCGAGTGGCCGGAGCCGCTGGCGGCGGAGCGCAGCAAGCGCTACGGCGACACGGTGCTGCTGTTCGGGCGAGCGCCGTGA
- the coaD gene encoding pantetheine-phosphate adenylyltransferase translates to MTRAVCPGSFDPPTLGHLDIIGRTAGQFDELVVAVLVNPAKHGMFSLDERLALLRETTAEWPNVTVDSFTGLLVDYCRERDIRAIVKGIRAVTDFDYELQMAQMNKGLTGVDTFFLPTNPEFSFLSSSLVKQVAQYGGSVDHLLPGPVNRALAAKLAG, encoded by the coding sequence ATGACGCGCGCGGTGTGCCCCGGATCCTTCGACCCGCCGACACTCGGGCACCTCGACATCATCGGCCGGACGGCCGGCCAGTTCGACGAGCTCGTCGTCGCGGTGCTGGTCAACCCGGCCAAGCACGGGATGTTCAGCCTCGACGAGCGGCTCGCGCTGCTGCGCGAGACCACCGCCGAGTGGCCCAACGTCACGGTCGACTCGTTCACCGGGCTGCTGGTCGACTACTGCCGCGAGCGCGACATCCGGGCCATCGTCAAGGGCATCCGGGCGGTCACCGACTTCGACTACGAGCTGCAGATGGCGCAGATGAACAAGGGACTGACCGGCGTCGACACGTTCTTCCTGCCGACCAACCCCGAGTTCTCCTTCCTGTCGTCCTCGCTGGTCAAGCAGGTCGCGCAGTACGGCGGATCGGTCGACCACCTGCTGCCCGGGCCGGTCAACCGGGCGCTGGCGGCCAAACTCGCGGGCTGA
- a CDS encoding DivIVA domain-containing protein yields MYRVFEALDELVTIVEEARGVPMTASCVVPRGDVLDLLDDVRDALPGEVDDAQDVLDHRDQMLSEARTSADKTLGDAETEATRLVTDARALAESTVSAAQAEADRRVQEATDAAAEILARARADADRAIRSGQEQHDTAVARGQSQHDALVARGTDEAERLVAAGVAEQARLVSQTEVVQAAYAESARILDTAHADTDRMRNECDSYVDGRLANLEETLTQTLRTVGRGRTALRSGLAADYRD; encoded by the coding sequence GTGTACCGGGTGTTCGAAGCTCTCGATGAGTTGGTGACCATCGTCGAAGAGGCGCGCGGCGTGCCGATGACCGCCTCGTGCGTGGTGCCGCGGGGTGACGTGCTGGACCTGCTGGACGACGTGCGCGACGCGCTGCCCGGGGAGGTCGACGACGCGCAGGACGTTCTCGACCACCGCGATCAGATGCTCAGCGAGGCGCGCACCTCGGCCGACAAGACGCTGGGCGACGCGGAGACCGAGGCCACCCGGTTGGTGACCGACGCACGCGCGCTGGCCGAGTCGACCGTGAGCGCCGCGCAGGCCGAGGCCGACCGTCGGGTGCAGGAGGCCACCGACGCGGCCGCCGAGATCCTCGCGCGTGCCCGGGCCGACGCCGACCGGGCCATCCGGTCCGGCCAGGAGCAGCACGACACCGCGGTCGCCCGTGGGCAGAGCCAGCACGACGCGCTGGTCGCGCGGGGCACCGACGAGGCCGAACGTCTGGTGGCGGCCGGGGTCGCCGAGCAGGCCCGGCTGGTGTCGCAGACCGAGGTCGTGCAGGCCGCGTACGCCGAGTCGGCCCGCATCCTGGACACCGCACACGCCGACACCGACCGGATGCGCAACGAGTGCGACTCCTACGTCGACGGCCGGCTGGCCAATCTGGAGGAGACCCTCACCCAGACGCTGCGGACGGTCGGCCGCGGCCGGACCGCGCTGCGGTCCGGGCTCGCCGCCGATTACCGCGACTGA
- a CDS encoding YceD family protein, whose protein sequence is MMTQNRPSPASPWVYDTRLLSRQAGVMKRVQETLTSDERMGIDVLAIPAGEPIRLNLRIESVVEGVLVSGTAISRAVGECARCLTVIDRPVGADLRELYAYPNSVTAQTIEDDEVLILTDDYIDLESLVRDEIVVQLPLAPLCRPDCPGLCPTCGERLDDLEPGHSHEILDPRWAALRNQFGTQSSRPE, encoded by the coding sequence ATGATGACTCAGAACCGCCCGAGCCCCGCGTCACCGTGGGTCTACGACACCCGACTGCTGTCCCGGCAGGCCGGTGTGATGAAGCGCGTCCAGGAGACCCTCACCTCCGACGAGCGGATGGGCATCGACGTGCTGGCGATCCCGGCGGGGGAGCCGATCAGGCTCAACCTCCGGATCGAGTCCGTCGTCGAGGGGGTGCTCGTCTCGGGCACCGCCATCAGCCGCGCCGTGGGTGAGTGTGCTCGCTGCCTGACCGTGATCGACCGGCCGGTCGGCGCCGACCTCCGTGAGCTGTACGCGTACCCGAACTCGGTGACCGCACAGACCATCGAGGACGACGAGGTACTGATCCTCACCGACGACTACATCGACCTGGAGTCGCTGGTCCGCGACGAGATCGTGGTCCAGCTGCCGCTCGCGCCGCTCTGCCGGCCGGACTGCCCCGGATTGTGCCCCACCTGCGGGGAGCGGCTCGACGACCTCGAGCCCGGTCACTCGCATGAGATACTTGACCCGCGCTGGGCCGCTCTGCGGAATCAGTTCGGCACCCAGAGTTCACGCCCAGAATGA
- the rpmF gene encoding 50S ribosomal protein L32, giving the protein MAVPKRKMSRSNTRSRRSQWKTTVPTLAACSNRACGALKPPHVACPTCGQYDGRQVVEV; this is encoded by the coding sequence GTGGCTGTCCCGAAGCGGAAGATGTCCCGCAGCAACACCCGTTCCCGCCGTTCGCAGTGGAAGACGACCGTCCCCACCCTGGCGGCGTGCTCGAACCGTGCCTGCGGTGCCCTCAAGCCGCCGCACGTGGCGTGCCCCACCTGCGGCCAGTACGACGGCCGCCAGGTCGTCGAGGTCTGA
- the rnc gene encoding ribonuclease III has protein sequence MSSSTPQLVDATELTTTLGISLDAELVVLAFTHRSYAYENGGLPTNERLEFLGDAVLGLCVTDALYRAHPDFSEGQLAKLRASIVNMHALAGVGRAIGLGALLRLGKGEELTDGRNKPSLLADAVEALLGAVYYQHGLETARGVIHQLFGELIASAPSVGAGLDWKTSLQERTATLGLGVPSYRLSEEGPDHAKQFTATVIVNGEDRGVGQGRTKKEAEQKAAALAYGILTPTSVDTAPVGGATLVAEVATAAADTPPSTGAPVTEGSVASR, from the coding sequence GTGAGCTCGTCCACACCACAGCTGGTCGACGCGACCGAACTCACCACCACGCTCGGCATCTCCCTGGATGCCGAGCTGGTGGTGCTGGCGTTCACCCACCGCTCGTACGCCTACGAGAACGGCGGGCTCCCCACCAACGAACGCCTGGAGTTCCTCGGTGACGCCGTCCTCGGACTCTGCGTCACCGATGCGCTGTACCGCGCCCACCCCGACTTCAGCGAGGGGCAGCTGGCCAAGCTGCGCGCCAGCATCGTCAACATGCACGCGCTGGCCGGCGTCGGGCGGGCCATCGGCCTCGGCGCCCTGCTGCGCCTGGGCAAGGGCGAGGAACTCACCGACGGACGCAACAAACCGTCGTTGCTCGCCGACGCCGTCGAGGCGCTGCTGGGCGCTGTCTACTATCAGCACGGCCTGGAGACCGCCCGCGGCGTCATCCACCAGCTGTTCGGCGAACTCATCGCCTCGGCGCCGAGCGTCGGTGCGGGGCTGGACTGGAAGACCTCGTTGCAGGAGCGCACCGCCACCCTCGGTCTCGGCGTGCCGTCCTACCGCCTCAGCGAGGAAGGTCCCGACCACGCCAAGCAGTTCACCGCGACGGTCATCGTCAACGGTGAGGACCGCGGGGTCGGCCAGGGCCGGACGAAGAAGGAAGCCGAGCAGAAGGCGGCCGCGCTGGCCTACGGCATCCTGACGCCCACCTCCGTCGACACCGCTCCCGTCGGCGGCGCGACCCTCGTGGCCGAGGTGGCCACCGCGGCGGCCGACACCCCGCCGTCCACCGGTGCCCCGGTGACCGAGGGGTCTGTCGCATCCCGGTGA
- the mutM gene encoding bifunctional DNA-formamidopyrimidine glycosylase/DNA-(apurinic or apyrimidinic site) lyase, translated as MPELPEVEVVRRGLETHVLGRTLARVDVLHLRAVRRHLPGPADFAGLLADRRIDAVRRRGKYLWWALDDGDAVIAHLGMSGQFRVRGALDPGTDSPHLRVRFAFTDGGPDVHFVDQRTFGGLSFSPGGAVLPAEIAHIATDPLDPAFDLEAAVARLRARRTGLKRALLDQTVVSGIGNIYADEALWRARLHYARATDKLTRPQVRSVIAAATEVMQQALAQGGTSFDALYVSVNGESGYFDRSLNAYGQTGRPCARCGTPIVKESFMNRSSHFCPTCQPRPRMPHY; from the coding sequence GTGCCTGAACTCCCCGAGGTCGAAGTCGTCCGCCGGGGCCTGGAGACCCACGTCCTTGGACGGACCCTCGCCCGCGTGGACGTGCTGCACCTGCGCGCGGTCCGCCGCCACCTGCCCGGACCCGCGGATTTCGCCGGTCTGCTCGCCGACCGCCGGATCGACGCCGTCCGGCGACGCGGCAAGTACCTCTGGTGGGCGCTGGACGACGGCGACGCGGTGATCGCGCATCTCGGGATGAGCGGCCAGTTCCGCGTCCGCGGCGCGCTCGACCCCGGCACCGACTCACCGCACCTGCGCGTCCGGTTCGCCTTCACCGACGGCGGCCCCGACGTGCACTTCGTCGACCAGCGCACCTTCGGTGGGCTGTCCTTCTCACCGGGCGGCGCCGTCCTGCCCGCCGAGATCGCCCACATCGCCACCGACCCGCTCGACCCCGCGTTCGACCTCGAGGCGGCGGTGGCCCGGTTACGCGCGCGGCGGACCGGGCTCAAACGTGCCCTCCTGGACCAGACGGTCGTGTCCGGGATCGGCAACATCTACGCCGACGAGGCGCTCTGGCGGGCACGGCTGCACTACGCCCGCGCCACCGACAAGCTGACGCGGCCGCAGGTCCGGTCGGTGATCGCCGCGGCCACCGAGGTGATGCAGCAGGCGCTCGCGCAGGGCGGCACGTCCTTCGACGCGCTCTACGTCAGCGTCAACGGCGAGTCCGGGTACTTCGACCGGTCGCTGAACGCCTACGGGCAGACCGGCCGGCCCTGTGCCCGCTGCGGGACGCCGATCGTGAAGGAGTCGTTCATGAACCGGTCGTCGCATTTCTGCCCGACCTGTCAGCCCCGACCCCGGATGCCGCACTACTGA